The DNA segment GAGGTGCCCGTCCTCCCCGGCGCTCGCTCCCGGGCTACCCTTCAGGCTCTCCTTCTTGATCTTGGACGGCGATGGAGCCGCCGGGCGAAAGTCGGCCACCGCCGCCGCCATGATGACGGCGTCGACGTGGGGCAGGCGCTCGAGGCAGGCTGAACGCATCTGTTCGCCCGTCTCCACGGCCACCACCTCGACGCCGGCAGGGGCTTCGAGGTGGGTGGGGCCGGTGACCAGGGTCACCTCCGCGCCCCGGTAGCGGGCCATGCGGGCCAGGGCGTAACCCATCTTGCCGCTGGATCGGTTGGTGAGGAACCGCACGGGGTCCAGGGGCTCCCGTGTCGGCCCCGCTGTGACCAGGATCCGGAGGCCCCGCAGGTCCTTGACCGGGTGCAGGAGGCAGCGGATCTCGTCCAGGATGCGCTCCGGCTCCTCCATGCGGCCGAGGCCCTCGTGGCCCGTGGCGAGACGGCCGCGGGCCGGGCCGACGACGATGTGGCCGCGGGCGCGCAGCTTCCCCAGGTTCTCCTGCGTGCCCGGGTGCTCGTACATGGCGCTGTTCATGGCGGGGGCCACGAGCACGGGGGCGCGGCATGCGAGGTACGTCGTCGTGAGCGCGTCGTCGGCGATGCCACCGGCCATGCGTGCGATGATGTCCGCGGTGGCCGGGCAGATGCACAAAAGGTCGGCCTTTCGCGCCAGGGTCACGTGGGTCATGACCACGCCGGGGTGGGGCTCGAAGAGGTCCACGATGACCGGGTTGTAGGAAAGCTCCCGGAACGTCGCCGGCCCCACGAGCTTTGTGGCGGCCCGCGTCATGATGACGTGGACGTCCGCGCCCCACAGGGCAAGCTGCCGCACCACCTCGACAGCCTTGTAAGCGGCGATGCTCCCGGAGACGCCGATCAGCACGGTGCGCCCGGCCAGGGGTTGTTGCGGGGCGAGTTGCTTGCCTTCCATGTCGTGGCACCCGTGTGGTAAAGTTCCCGGCGGGGGCGGCGGATCCTGGCAAGCTTCGAAGGCCTGGACGGCGTGCAGATCGGTCACTGGAGCGACCCGGAGGCGGCGACGGGCTGCACGGTGCTATTGTTCCCCGAGGGGGCGGCCGCCGGCGTGGACGTCCGGGGAAGCGCGCCGGGCACCCGGGAGACCGACGTACTCGTCCCGGGCAACCTGGTGGAGCGCATCCACGCCGTGCTGCTGACGGGCGGGAGTGCCTTCGGGCTGGACGCGGCTTCCGGCGTCATGGCGTGGTGTGAGGAGCACGGCATTGGTTTTGCGACACCGGCCGGGCCGGTGCCCATCGTGGTGGCTGCCGTCCTCTACGACCTGGATCTGGGCAGTGCCAACCGCCGCCCCGGGCCGGCGGAGGGCCGTGCGGCCTGTGAGGCCGCCGGGCGATCGGGCCCGGCCGGCGAACTCCAGGGGAGCCTGGGTGCCGGCACAGGGGCAACGGTCGGGCGGCTCTTCGGACCGCAGTACCGCATGAAGGGTGGCCTGGGGGTCGCCACCGGCCGGCTGCCGGGCACCGGGCATACGATGGTGGCTGTCGCGGCGGTCAACTGCGTGGGGGATGTGGTTGACCCGGGAAGTGGTGCGTGGATTGCTGGAGCGTTCGACCGGGCGGCGGGCCGGCCGCCAGGTGTGACGTGGTCCGATGCGCCGCTCGGCCCGGGCCCTCGACAGGCCACCACGCTGGCCGCCGTCGTGACCGACCTGCCGCTCACAGGCGCCGACCTGCGCAAGGTAGCGGAGATGGCGCACGACGGCATTGCCCGGGCGGTGAGGCCGGCCCATACGCTGTTCGACGGCGACACCGTCTTTGCGCTGTCGACGGGAC comes from the Bacillota bacterium genome and includes:
- a CDS encoding P1 family peptidase, producing the protein MQIGHWSDPEAATGCTVLLFPEGAAAGVDVRGSAPGTRETDVLVPGNLVERIHAVLLTGGSAFGLDAASGVMAWCEEHGIGFATPAGPVPIVVAAVLYDLDLGSANRRPGPAEGRAACEAAGRSGPAGELQGSLGAGTGATVGRLFGPQYRMKGGLGVATGRLPGTGHTMVAVAAVNCVGDVVDPGSGAWIAGAFDRAAGRPPGVTWSDAPLGPGPRQATTLAAVVTDLPLTGADLRKVAEMAHDGIARAVRPAHTLFDGDTVFALSTGRGALYGGLPRAVAVTQAGALAAELVAQAICSGVLAARSIGGVPAARDVRPD
- the coaBC gene encoding bifunctional phosphopantothenoylcysteine decarboxylase/phosphopantothenate--cysteine ligase CoaBC, coding for MEGKQLAPQQPLAGRTVLIGVSGSIAAYKAVEVVRQLALWGADVHVIMTRAATKLVGPATFRELSYNPVIVDLFEPHPGVVMTHVTLARKADLLCICPATADIIARMAGGIADDALTTTYLACRAPVLVAPAMNSAMYEHPGTQENLGKLRARGHIVVGPARGRLATGHEGLGRMEEPERILDEIRCLLHPVKDLRGLRILVTAGPTREPLDPVRFLTNRSSGKMGYALARMARYRGAEVTLVTGPTHLEAPAGVEVVAVETGEQMRSACLERLPHVDAVIMAAAVADFRPAAPSPSKIKKESLKGSPGASAGEDGHLTLELVPTPDILKALAERRRPEQVLVGFAAETGDLEAFARRKLERKGVDLIVANDVTRPGAGFESDTNAALLLGADGTRTEVPLVPKEVLADKILDWVASRVRAGTS